Below is a genomic region from Flavobacterium ginsengisoli.
ATTTGGAAAAATGATAATAGCCTTATGACCAATGGGACAGGATTAAATGGAGATAAATCTTCAGCACAATCAGGGATTATTTTTCCTTATCCTACGAGTACTACTAAATATGTAGCTGTTTCTGTTGGTTTAAATTTAGCAGATAACGTTTCCTATAATATAATAGATAATAATGTTGTGACATCTAAAAATATTAGATTAAATGGTGCATCAGGTAGTACGGGAGAAACAGTTACGTCTATTCGCCATGCAGATAATTCAAGCTACTGGATTATTGCTTTAGGAAGAGGTACAAATTCCTATTTGAATGCTTGGAAATTTACTTCTACAGGTCTAGTTGCTACACCAGTCGTCAGTTTGATTGGAAATTATACTCTTGGGAACGGAGCTTGCGGTTACTTAAAAATAACACCAGATGGTAAACATTTTGTGATGACTACTTTCCTTGATAAGAAAATTGTTTATGGTGATTTTAATAACAGTACTGGAACGTTTTCAAATATTAAAGTTGTTACAGCTTTACAAAATTCTCCATACGGGGTTGAATTTTCTCGTGACCAAAGTTTGGTATATATATCAAGTAGTACAGGAATTATGGTCTACAAGGCAGATGAATTATTTTCAAAACCTAATATTAATGATGTAACTCAAAAAACATACAGTTTGGTTAACGATGGTATTGGCTCTCCTGGTGCTTTACAAATAGGACCTGACGAAAGGATATATTGGGCGAATTATAATACAAGAGGACTTCGTATTATTGACAATCCTAATGATTTTGATAACCCAATGATATACAGTGTGAGTAATCTTTTTATAGCAAATAATTTTTCATTTCAAGGATTGCCCTCGTTTGCAGCAAACTGGTTTCAGGGAAATTCAGAAGTTAAGAGAACCGTGTGTTCAGGTTATGATAGTAAATTTACCGTTACTGTTAGTGATTTAGAAGGAAAGCTTGCAACTTCTTTAAAATGGGATTTTGGTGATGGGACTATCATTGATCAGCCTATAACAACAGGAAAAACCAGCTACGACATGAATCATACGTATACTGTTCAGGGAACTTATAGAGTAACAATTACTCCTGTAAAGTCAAATGGTAGTGCTTTGACGTCAAGAAAAGTTTCGGCATCTACTTTAGATTGTGAAATTAAGACCAATAGAATGATTAGGGTTGATCTCCAAAATGGACAATAACATAATGGAGTAGTATTCGGAATAATTTAATTACTTATGAAAACATTATTTAAAAATGGCTATAAAGCAATTGTCTCTTTGCTATTGATTTTTATTACGCTATCAAAAACATCAGCTCAAACTGGAATAAATACAATTACTCCTGATGCTAGTTCTGCATTAGAAATAAAAAGCACAAATAAGGGGCTTTTAATACCAAGACTTACTCAAGCTCAAAAAAATGCTATTTTGAGTCCAGCAACAGGTTTGATGGTATATGATATTACTACAAATTGTATTTCAGTAAATATAGGAACTCCTTCTGTTCCAGAATGGAATTGTACAACATTGTTGAACAGAAAATTTTTTTATATGCCATCTATAAATATTTCTACAAAAATTGGGCTTATAGGTATTCCACAGACAAAAGATCTTTATAGAGAATATGCAGATGAATTTACAGCTCCTAAAATGGTAAGTGCTGGTGCCCCATCAATTATTCCAGTTATTGCAAATGCGCAGGAACTAAATTATTATGTTACTTATTACGATCCATCTCTAATTGAAATTAGTGGGATAGATGCAAATGGAGTTATGTCTTATAAAATACTTAAGCCAGCAAATTTTGACTCTTACATAAATATAGTCTTTGCACCTAAATAAAGAAAAAAGATGTAAATATAAATTTTTAAGATTTGTAAGAAAAGGAACGAAACAGTTGAAACAGCTGTTTCGTTTTTTTTATGTGTTGATAAAGAAAAATTTAAACCAATATTAGTTATGAGATGATTCTTGAGATATTAAATGATTGTAATATTTAATCCTATTTTAATACACTTATGACTTTAGGAGGTTATTCGAATTTTATTCTGAAAGTATTTTTGCGTTTCGAGTTGATAACCGTGTTAATGTTAAATAAAGATCGATATGATAAACATTGCTTCATATATAAATAAGGTAATAACAATTAATTCAATAGTGAAATATTATTTATTAATAGGACTAAGTCTCCTCAATTTTCAAAAGGGACGTGCTCAATTTACAAATGCAGGTGAACTTTCGGTTAAGGACGGAGGAATACTTTCGATTTACGAGGATTACATGAATAAATCTTCAGGAAGTTTTATAAATGATGGAGATGTCTACGTTTTTAAAGATTGGAAAAACGATGGTAATGTAAGTTTTAATAAAACTTTTAGTAATGGAAAAACCTTTTTTATGGGGACTTCCGGACAGTTTATAGAAGGGGATGGAATTTCGGATTTTGAAAATATTATATTTTCTAATAACAGCGAAAGTGCCCCTTTTTATTTAGGAGCTACTATTTCTGTAAATAACATAGCAGAGTTTGACAAAGGGATTATAAATGCAGTTGATTTAAATGGTTTGATAATTTTCAATGAAAATGCGACCCATCAAAAAGTGCATGATGGAAGTTTTGTCGATGGCAGGGTTCAAAAAAATGGTAAAAAAGATTTTCTGTTTCCTGTTGGGGCAGTAAACTATTTAAGACCTGCTTTTCAAGAGTCAATTTCTGAAAACAATAGCTATACAACTCAATATTT
It encodes:
- a CDS encoding PKD domain-containing protein; its protein translation is MKKIILFVCSIFIMQSVYAQKETYNWVFGQATGLTWNSLRDVNATGLGGGVTVGSSTTLKSLPVELISSISTQEGCFTLSNSTGTMQFYSDGMNIWKNDNSLMTNGTGLNGDKSSAQSGIIFPYPTSTTKYVAVSVGLNLADNVSYNIIDNNVVTSKNIRLNGASGSTGETVTSIRHADNSSYWIIALGRGTNSYLNAWKFTSTGLVATPVVSLIGNYTLGNGACGYLKITPDGKHFVMTTFLDKKIVYGDFNNSTGTFSNIKVVTALQNSPYGVEFSRDQSLVYISSSTGIMVYKADELFSKPNINDVTQKTYSLVNDGIGSPGALQIGPDERIYWANYNTRGLRIIDNPNDFDNPMIYSVSNLFIANNFSFQGLPSFAANWFQGNSEVKRTVCSGYDSKFTVTVSDLEGKLATSLKWDFGDGTIIDQPITTGKTSYDMNHTYTVQGTYRVTITPVKSNGSALTSRKVSASTLDCEIKTNRMIRVDLQNGQ